A part of Haloarchaeobius sp. HME9146 genomic DNA contains:
- a CDS encoding halocyanin domain-containing protein: MDRSLVQHDGSRRTFLRGVGALAAGAVVAGSASTARAQPGNALAEWFVGVENFDGLVDARGKAEVSISVGAPGNGGGFAFEPAAVRIDQGTTVVWEWTGEGGMHNVVEKAGGYESDLLTEAGATFQHDFAEEGVSTYVCSPHEAMGMKGAVVVGDVPVDIGTGGLVEVEPDYGDWFDDVENYEGTVDMRGEDEVRITVGAPGNGGNHAFEPAAVRVDSGTTVVWEWTGEGGVHDVQDVEGAYASDPTDEAGATYTLTFDGDGISKYACPAHGSSYMRGAIVVGNPEAGIVEIGQPALVTGGLLAGAALSPLALLAFLHLRGDRERRGKVYAPGGIVRENRKTRGR; the protein is encoded by the coding sequence ATGGACAGGAGTCTCGTTCAACACGACGGTTCACGCCGAACGTTCCTCCGTGGGGTCGGCGCACTCGCCGCCGGTGCGGTCGTCGCCGGGAGCGCATCGACCGCACGGGCACAGCCAGGGAATGCACTTGCCGAGTGGTTCGTCGGTGTCGAGAACTTCGACGGCCTCGTGGACGCCCGTGGCAAGGCAGAAGTCTCCATCAGTGTCGGGGCACCCGGTAACGGCGGTGGCTTCGCTTTCGAACCCGCGGCGGTCCGCATCGACCAGGGGACGACCGTCGTCTGGGAGTGGACCGGCGAGGGTGGCATGCACAACGTCGTGGAGAAGGCAGGCGGGTACGAGAGCGACCTTCTCACCGAGGCTGGGGCCACCTTCCAGCACGACTTCGCCGAGGAGGGCGTGAGTACGTACGTCTGTTCCCCGCACGAAGCGATGGGGATGAAAGGAGCGGTCGTCGTCGGTGACGTCCCGGTCGACATCGGCACGGGCGGTCTCGTCGAGGTCGAACCGGACTACGGCGACTGGTTCGACGATGTCGAGAACTACGAGGGAACCGTCGACATGCGCGGGGAGGACGAGGTCCGCATCACCGTCGGCGCACCCGGGAACGGTGGGAACCACGCCTTCGAACCGGCGGCGGTCCGCGTCGACTCCGGGACGACCGTCGTCTGGGAGTGGACCGGCGAGGGCGGTGTCCACGACGTGCAGGACGTCGAGGGCGCGTACGCAAGCGACCCGACCGACGAAGCCGGCGCTACCTACACGCTCACCTTCGACGGTGATGGTATCAGCAAGTACGCGTGCCCTGCTCACGGTTCCAGCTACATGCGGGGTGCCATCGTCGTCGGCAACCCGGAAGCAGGCATCGTCGAGATCGGTCAGCCAGCGCTCGTGACCGGTGGCCTGCTGGCCGGGGCCGCCCTCTCGCCACTCGCGCTCCTGGCGTTCCTCCATCTCCGGGGCGACAGGGAGCGACGCGGGAAGGTGTACGCTCCGGGTGGAATCGTCCGCGAGAACCGCAAGACTCGCGGTCGATGA
- a CDS encoding metal-dependent hydrolase codes for MNKKGHVMNAVLLSIGLGYILEPAGTEATFVKIIEVGLPVTLGALFPDVDTEFGKHRKTLHNLGILALFIAFPILFDGNLQYVWIGVLTHYVLDIMGSKRGIALFYPWSKEFGLPIGVAVKSDHADLMTVVITGFELVVCYVIVFHVPWATLEFGQGIQGIGLAAFGL; via the coding sequence ATGAACAAGAAAGGACACGTGATGAACGCGGTGCTGTTGAGTATCGGCCTCGGCTACATCCTCGAACCCGCCGGGACGGAAGCGACCTTCGTGAAGATAATCGAGGTCGGCCTGCCCGTCACGCTCGGGGCGCTGTTCCCCGACGTGGACACCGAGTTCGGCAAGCACCGGAAGACCCTGCACAACCTCGGCATCCTCGCGCTGTTCATCGCCTTCCCGATACTATTCGACGGCAATCTCCAGTACGTCTGGATCGGCGTCCTCACCCACTACGTGCTCGACATCATGGGAAGCAAGCGGGGTATCGCCCTGTTCTACCCGTGGTCGAAGGAGTTCGGCCTGCCCATCGGCGTCGCGGTCAAGAGCGACCATGCCGACCTGATGACGGTCGTCATCACCGGGTTCGAACTCGTCGTCTGCTACGTCATCGTCTTCCACGTCCCGTGGGCGACGCTGGAGTTCGGACAGGGCATCCAGGGTATCGGTCTCGCCGCGTTCGGGCTCTAA
- a CDS encoding SDR family oxidoreductase, with protein sequence MTDDSDTDAGGPATDTGSGSPEPKLETVLITGCSSGIGRETAKAFLDEDWLVYATARDTDDITDLEAAGCKTAELDVTDRGQVERIVERIVDEHGRIDCVVNNAGFAQMGPVEDVPTKKVHEQFDVNLYGPHRLIRAALPHMRESERGTIVNVSSALGRITLPGSGVYSASKFALEAMSDALRGEVGQHDVDVVVVEPGPVETDFYDRADSELDDLPRSDAYGDLYEMYDDANTVSGGSPMSVKPRAVAETILNAASSTDPDPRYPVGAAAKYFMLVRFVPDRWRDTILRLVQKFAS encoded by the coding sequence ATGACAGACGACTCGGACACGGACGCCGGGGGACCGGCGACCGACACGGGGTCGGGGAGCCCCGAACCGAAGCTGGAAACCGTGCTCATCACGGGCTGTTCCTCCGGAATCGGACGCGAGACGGCGAAGGCGTTCCTCGACGAGGACTGGCTGGTGTACGCGACCGCGCGCGACACCGACGATATCACGGACCTCGAAGCCGCTGGCTGCAAGACGGCGGAACTCGACGTGACCGACCGCGGACAGGTCGAACGCATCGTCGAGCGCATCGTCGACGAGCACGGGCGCATCGACTGCGTGGTCAACAACGCCGGGTTCGCCCAGATGGGACCGGTCGAGGACGTCCCGACGAAGAAGGTCCACGAGCAGTTCGACGTGAACCTCTACGGGCCACACCGGCTCATCCGCGCCGCACTCCCGCACATGCGCGAGTCCGAACGCGGGACCATCGTCAACGTCTCCAGCGCGCTCGGGCGCATCACGCTTCCGGGCTCGGGGGTGTACTCCGCCTCGAAGTTCGCACTCGAAGCGATGAGCGACGCGCTCCGCGGCGAGGTCGGCCAGCACGACGTGGACGTGGTGGTCGTCGAGCCGGGTCCGGTCGAGACGGATTTCTACGACCGCGCGGACAGCGAACTCGACGACCTGCCACGTTCGGACGCCTACGGTGACCTCTACGAGATGTACGACGACGCCAACACCGTCAGCGGTGGCAGCCCGATGTCGGTCAAGCCACGGGCGGTCGCCGAGACCATCCTGAACGCGGCGAGCAGTACCGACCCGGACCCGCGGTATCCGGTCGGGGCCGCCGCGAAGTACTTCATGCTCGTCCGGTTCGTCCCGGACCGCTGGCGGGACACCATCCTCCGGCTGGTCCAGAAGTTCGCGTCGTAG
- a CDS encoding protein translocase SEC61 complex subunit gamma, protein MEVPKDLTSYVRVLKMASTPSWDEFSQIAKIAGAGILFVGLMGFLIALVMQFVPA, encoded by the coding sequence ATGGAAGTTCCCAAGGACCTCACCTCCTACGTTCGCGTGCTCAAGATGGCGAGCACACCCTCGTGGGATGAATTCTCGCAAATCGCCAAAATCGCCGGGGCCGGCATCCTCTTCGTCGGCCTGATGGGCTTTCTCATCGCCCTCGTGATGCAGTTCGTACCAGCCTAA
- the nirK gene encoding copper-containing nitrite reductase encodes MSSTTTRRRFLQAMGVGSATALAGCTIGSQRNDLSIFDHGMAAGQAKLSPPKAVDVDRVAADPRDIPAPITRTEPAVVAVEMETLEVVAEVEPGVTFTYMTFDGQIPGPMVRTRVGDTVDLTIRNHPDNSMVHNVDFHACRGPGGGAEATVVAPGEETRLRFKVTYPGAFVYHCAVANVDYHISSGMFGLIVVEPEEGLPPVDHEFYLGQHELYTAGTAGEQGHHEFDFAGMADEDPTYVLMNGEKYAIGPQGYDEMRVKTGETARIFYAVGGPNLTSAFHPIGSVWDEVWEQGALASPPARFVQTTPVLPGSSCVATMSFPVPGDFKLVDHALSRVARKGCLAVVHADGPEDPTIFDPDPA; translated from the coding sequence ATGAGTTCCACCACGACCCGACGACGCTTCTTGCAGGCCATGGGAGTTGGCAGTGCGACCGCGCTCGCTGGCTGTACGATCGGCAGCCAACGAAACGACCTCTCGATCTTCGATCACGGGATGGCTGCTGGGCAGGCCAAGCTCTCACCGCCGAAGGCGGTCGACGTCGACCGGGTCGCGGCGGACCCGCGGGACATCCCTGCGCCCATCACGCGGACGGAACCGGCCGTCGTGGCGGTCGAGATGGAGACGCTGGAAGTCGTCGCCGAGGTCGAGCCCGGCGTCACGTTCACCTACATGACGTTCGACGGGCAGATTCCCGGGCCGATGGTCCGGACCCGCGTCGGTGACACGGTCGACCTGACCATCCGCAACCATCCCGACAATTCGATGGTCCACAACGTCGACTTCCACGCGTGCCGCGGCCCCGGTGGCGGGGCCGAAGCGACGGTCGTCGCACCCGGCGAGGAGACGCGCCTGCGCTTCAAGGTCACGTACCCCGGTGCGTTCGTCTACCACTGCGCGGTCGCGAACGTCGACTACCACATCTCCAGCGGGATGTTCGGCCTCATCGTCGTCGAACCCGAGGAAGGCCTCCCGCCGGTCGACCACGAGTTCTACCTCGGCCAGCACGAGCTGTACACGGCTGGAACGGCGGGCGAGCAGGGCCACCACGAGTTCGACTTCGCGGGCATGGCGGACGAGGACCCGACCTACGTCCTGATGAACGGCGAGAAGTACGCCATCGGGCCGCAGGGCTACGACGAGATGCGCGTGAAGACGGGCGAGACGGCCCGGATATTCTACGCGGTCGGTGGCCCGAACCTCACGTCGGCGTTCCACCCCATCGGGAGCGTCTGGGACGAGGTGTGGGAGCAGGGGGCGCTCGCGAGCCCGCCAGCCCGCTTCGTCCAGACGACGCCGGTCCTGCCGGGGTCGTCCTGTGTCGCGACGATGTCGTTCCCGGTCCCGGGCGACTTCAAACTCGTCGACCACGCGCTCAGCCGCGTCGCTCGAAAGGGCTGCCTCGCGGTCGTCCACGCTGACGGTCCCGAGGACCCGACGATATTCGACCCCGACCCGGCCTGA
- a CDS encoding CinA family protein, with protein sequence MTQIAERLGDVLRERNHTLATAESCTGGLIGARITDVPGSSDYFDRSLVTYAYGAKEQLLGVNREDLDAHGAVSESVARQMAQGVRDTADVTWGVSTTGVAGPSGGTPDTPVGTVFIGIAYAGPWGTESSYTTVERYQFDGDRATVREKTVEQALTDVLDEVESLE encoded by the coding sequence ATGACCCAGATCGCAGAACGTCTCGGCGACGTGCTCCGCGAGCGCAACCACACGCTCGCGACCGCGGAGTCCTGCACCGGGGGGCTCATCGGGGCCCGCATCACCGATGTGCCGGGCTCGTCGGACTACTTCGACCGGTCGCTCGTCACCTACGCCTACGGCGCGAAAGAGCAGTTGCTCGGCGTGAACCGCGAGGACCTCGACGCCCACGGCGCGGTCTCGGAGTCGGTCGCTCGCCAGATGGCCCAGGGCGTGCGCGACACCGCCGACGTGACGTGGGGCGTCTCCACGACGGGGGTCGCTGGTCCGTCCGGCGGCACCCCTGACACACCGGTCGGGACCGTGTTCATCGGCATCGCCTACGCGGGTCCGTGGGGGACCGAGTCCTCCTACACGACGGTCGAGCGCTACCAGTTCGACGGCGACCGCGCGACCGTCAGGGAGAAGACGGTGGAGCAGGCACTCACTGACGTGCTCGACGAGGTGGAGTCTCTCGAATGA
- a CDS encoding rhomboid family intramembrane serine protease, which yields MAECDECGDHTSMPYTCNRCGEKFCGKHRLPEKHDCPGLQWGDPQGVWQEDDSASAGQQDSGGITSALSGLGFGRGGALSYFRGNMTFVFLALMWVTWGLQYFILPVALDIGPRTSQLWYDIFTLQSNHPEYIWAWFTSIFAHAPGFGHIAGNSIVIFFFGRLVEEYVGSRDYTLIFLASGVVAGLGQIGFALIQGNPTALYGASGAALAMLGALTIIRPNLTVLIYFLIPTPIWVITGLYALLSVTGILGGGVPLPGQANVAHGAHLVGLVIGLLYGQRVKGQIRLPRETQLGGGGRRGGGRGPF from the coding sequence ATGGCTGAATGCGACGAGTGCGGCGACCACACCAGTATGCCGTACACGTGCAACCGGTGTGGTGAGAAGTTCTGTGGCAAACACCGGTTGCCCGAGAAGCACGACTGCCCCGGGTTGCAGTGGGGAGACCCGCAGGGCGTCTGGCAGGAAGACGACTCCGCCAGCGCGGGCCAGCAAGACAGTGGCGGTATCACGAGTGCGCTCTCTGGTCTCGGTTTCGGTCGCGGTGGCGCACTGAGTTACTTCCGCGGGAACATGACGTTCGTGTTCCTCGCGCTGATGTGGGTCACGTGGGGGCTGCAGTACTTCATCCTCCCCGTCGCCCTCGACATCGGCCCCCGGACCAGTCAGCTCTGGTACGACATCTTCACGCTCCAGAGCAACCACCCCGAGTACATCTGGGCGTGGTTCACCTCCATCTTCGCCCACGCGCCCGGATTCGGTCACATCGCCGGCAACAGCATCGTGATATTCTTCTTCGGCCGATTGGTCGAGGAGTACGTCGGCAGCCGTGACTACACGCTCATCTTCCTCGCGAGCGGTGTCGTCGCCGGCCTCGGCCAGATCGGCTTCGCGCTCATCCAGGGCAACCCGACGGCACTCTACGGTGCCTCGGGTGCAGCCCTGGCGATGCTCGGCGCGCTGACCATCATCCGGCCGAACCTCACCGTCCTCATCTACTTCCTCATCCCGACGCCCATCTGGGTCATCACCGGGCTCTACGCGCTGCTGAGTGTCACTGGCATCCTCGGTGGCGGTGTTCCGCTTCCGGGACAGGCCAACGTCGCCCACGGTGCGCACCTCGTCGGCCTGGTCATCGGTTTGCTGTACGGCCAGCGCGTCAAGGGCCAGATACGCCTGCCGCGCGAGACGCAACTCGGGGGCGGTGGTCGCCGCGGCGGTGGCCGCGGGCCCTTCTGA
- a CDS encoding PHP-associated domain-containing protein has protein sequence MSDSEGSRVDMHVKVLDDGVVERAKSRGLDVLVYAPHFVRLPEIRRRAEAYSDDELLVVPAREIFTGDWRNRRHVLAIGLDEPVPDFITIDGAMAELTRQDAAVLAPHPEFLNVSLDEHELQTWGDEIDAVEAYNPKLLLKWADRAREIVERDGWAPFGSSYAHLSQSIGEVWTEFDQVLDTEAALVSALKDGVSRQVRRERGLRHQLRCVVEFAHLGYENSWSKMDRLFLQGTEPTHPRHIAYEGRFDDVAVY, from the coding sequence GTGAGCGATAGCGAGGGGTCGCGGGTGGACATGCACGTCAAGGTGCTCGACGACGGGGTCGTCGAGCGCGCGAAGTCGCGGGGGCTGGACGTGCTGGTGTACGCACCGCACTTCGTCCGCCTGCCGGAGATCCGCCGACGGGCAGAGGCGTACAGCGACGACGAGTTGCTCGTGGTCCCGGCCCGAGAGATATTCACCGGTGACTGGCGGAATCGCCGGCACGTCCTCGCGATCGGGCTCGACGAGCCCGTCCCCGACTTCATCACCATCGACGGGGCGATGGCCGAACTGACGCGCCAGGACGCCGCGGTGCTCGCCCCCCATCCCGAGTTCCTGAACGTGAGCCTCGACGAGCACGAACTGCAGACATGGGGTGACGAGATCGACGCTGTCGAGGCGTACAACCCGAAGCTCCTGCTGAAGTGGGCCGACCGGGCTCGTGAGATAGTCGAGCGTGACGGGTGGGCACCGTTCGGGTCGTCGTACGCCCACCTCAGCCAGTCCATCGGTGAGGTGTGGACCGAGTTCGACCAGGTCCTCGACACGGAAGCGGCCCTGGTCTCCGCGCTCAAGGACGGGGTTTCACGGCAGGTTCGCCGCGAGCGCGGCCTCCGCCATCAGCTCCGCTGTGTGGTCGAGTTCGCCCATCTCGGCTACGAGAACTCCTGGTCGAAGATGGACCGGCTGTTCCTGCAGGGGACCGAGCCGACACACCCGCGACACATCGCGTACGAAGGTCGATTCGACGACGTTGCCGTGTACTGA
- the ftsZ gene encoding cell division protein FtsZ has product MDSIVEDAIDEAEGGSQERDPAQRSGGVPQDSEPKRTGKMTDDELEDVLQELQTNITVVGCGGAGGNTINRMHEEGIHGAKLVAANTDVQHLVEIDADTKILMGEQKTGGRGAGSLPQVGEEAALESQGEIYESIEGSDMVFVTAGLGGGTGTGSAPVVAKAAREAGALTIAIVTTPFTAEGEVRRTNAEAGLERLRDVSDTVIVVPNDRLLDSVGKLPVRQAFKVSDEVLMRSVKGITELITKPGLVNLDFADVRTVMERGGVAMIGLGESDSDAKSTDSVKAALRSPLLDVDISGASSALVNVTGGSDMSIEEAEGVVEEIYDRIDPDARIIWGTSIDETLDGSMRTMIVVTGVDSPQIYGNTNEGQAQQTQQAQQSQDVQQDIDFVE; this is encoded by the coding sequence ATGGATTCGATCGTTGAAGACGCTATCGACGAGGCCGAAGGCGGGTCCCAGGAGCGAGACCCCGCCCAGCGCTCCGGTGGAGTTCCACAGGACTCCGAGCCGAAGCGCACCGGCAAGATGACCGACGACGAGCTCGAGGACGTACTACAGGAGCTCCAGACCAACATCACCGTGGTCGGGTGCGGTGGTGCGGGCGGGAACACTATCAACCGGATGCACGAGGAAGGCATCCACGGCGCGAAGCTCGTCGCCGCGAACACCGACGTCCAGCATCTCGTGGAGATCGACGCGGACACGAAGATCCTCATGGGCGAGCAGAAGACCGGCGGGCGCGGTGCCGGGTCGCTCCCCCAGGTCGGTGAGGAAGCCGCCCTCGAATCGCAGGGCGAGATCTACGAGTCCATCGAGGGCTCGGACATGGTGTTCGTCACCGCCGGCCTCGGTGGTGGCACCGGCACCGGCTCCGCGCCGGTCGTCGCCAAGGCCGCCCGCGAGGCGGGCGCGCTCACCATCGCCATCGTCACGACGCCGTTCACCGCCGAGGGAGAGGTCCGCCGGACCAACGCCGAAGCCGGCCTCGAACGCCTCCGTGACGTGAGCGACACGGTCATCGTCGTGCCGAACGACCGCCTGCTCGACTCCGTCGGCAAACTGCCGGTCCGCCAGGCGTTCAAGGTCTCTGACGAGGTCCTCATGCGCTCGGTCAAGGGCATCACCGAACTCATCACGAAGCCCGGCCTCGTCAACCTGGACTTCGCCGACGTTCGGACCGTCATGGAGCGCGGCGGCGTCGCCATGATCGGCCTCGGCGAGTCCGACTCCGACGCCAAGTCGACGGACTCCGTGAAGGCTGCACTCCGCTCGCCCCTGCTCGACGTGGACATCTCCGGTGCCTCCTCCGCGCTGGTCAACGTCACCGGTGGCTCGGACATGAGCATCGAGGAGGCCGAGGGCGTCGTCGAGGAGATATACGACCGCATCGACCCCGACGCCCGCATCATCTGGGGGACCTCCATCGACGAGACCCTCGACGGCAGCATGCGCACCATGATCGTCGTCACCGGCGTCGACTCCCCGCAGATCTACGGCAACACCAACGAGGGCCAGGCCCAGCAGACCCAGCAGGCCCAGCAATCTCAGGACGTCCAGCAGGACATCGACTTCGTCGAATAG
- a CDS encoding TRC40/GET3/ArsA family transport-energizing ATPase, whose protein sequence is MTDISVEAVDDVEESDDEQPSVDATDADIDVDVVEEAADEVGLDGIDAPKYVLYGGKGGVGKTTMAASTALASASDGSTTLVVSTDPAHSLSDTFETDIPAEPTRIRDDIPLYAAEIDPEVAMEQGAAVFGGGQSTGDEDDAGMGGAGGPGGAGGPMGGLGDMLGGEGGPMEQLMGGAMPGADEAAAMQLFLQYLDDPRFDRVVVDTAPTGHTLRLLELPEIMDSMVGRMLKLRERLGGMMEGLKGMLGGGPAQEDDGMPDDLEELQKQIERLRAVLRDPTQTDFRVVMNPEEMSVFESKRLLAQLEEYGIPVGTVVVNKVMEDLADVTDDVDPDEFVKPNLDSCEFCQRRWDVQQKALAEAQEIFVGHDIKRVPLFAEEVCGERMLRIVAACLD, encoded by the coding sequence ATGACTGACATCAGCGTCGAGGCGGTCGACGACGTAGAAGAAAGCGACGACGAACAGCCGTCCGTCGACGCGACGGACGCTGATATCGACGTGGACGTGGTCGAGGAGGCAGCCGACGAGGTCGGCCTCGACGGTATCGACGCGCCGAAGTACGTCCTCTACGGCGGCAAGGGCGGCGTCGGCAAGACGACGATGGCGGCCTCGACGGCGCTCGCAAGCGCCAGCGACGGTTCGACCACGCTCGTGGTCTCGACCGACCCGGCGCACTCGCTCTCGGACACGTTCGAGACGGACATCCCCGCCGAGCCGACACGGATTCGCGACGACATCCCCCTCTATGCGGCCGAGATAGACCCCGAGGTGGCGATGGAGCAGGGCGCAGCCGTCTTCGGCGGCGGCCAGTCGACCGGCGACGAGGACGACGCTGGCATGGGCGGCGCTGGCGGCCCCGGCGGCGCTGGCGGCCCGATGGGTGGCCTCGGCGACATGCTCGGTGGCGAGGGCGGTCCGATGGAACAGTTGATGGGCGGCGCGATGCCCGGCGCGGACGAGGCCGCCGCCATGCAGCTCTTCCTCCAGTACCTCGACGACCCGCGGTTCGACCGGGTCGTCGTCGACACCGCACCGACCGGCCACACGCTCCGATTGCTCGAACTCCCCGAGATAATGGACTCGATGGTCGGCCGGATGCTCAAGCTCCGCGAGCGTCTGGGCGGGATGATGGAGGGACTGAAGGGCATGCTCGGCGGTGGCCCCGCACAGGAGGACGACGGGATGCCGGACGACCTCGAGGAACTGCAGAAGCAGATAGAGCGCCTGCGAGCCGTGCTCCGGGACCCCACGCAGACCGACTTCCGCGTCGTGATGAACCCCGAGGAGATGAGCGTCTTCGAGTCCAAGCGCCTGCTCGCCCAGTTAGAGGAGTACGGCATCCCCGTTGGCACCGTCGTCGTCAACAAGGTGATGGAGGACCTCGCCGACGTGACCGACGACGTGGACCCGGACGAGTTCGTCAAGCCGAACCTGGACTCCTGTGAGTTCTGTCAGCGTCGCTGGGACGTCCAGCAGAAGGCCCTGGCGGAGGCCCAGGAGATATTCGTCGGCCACGACATCAAGCGCGTCCCGCTGTTCGCCGAAGAGGTGTGTGGCGAACGCATGCTGCGCATCGTCGCGGCCTGTCTGGACTGA
- a CDS encoding transcription elongation factor Spt5 yields the protein MPIYAVKTTASQERTVADMIMNREESTIHAALAPDSLTSYVMVEADDHNIIERVLEDIPHARSVIPGESDISEVEHFLSPKPDVEGIAEGDIVELIAGPFKGEKAQVQRIDEGKDQVTVELYEATVPIPVTVRGDQIRVLDSEER from the coding sequence ATGCCGATATACGCCGTCAAAACCACCGCGAGCCAGGAGCGAACGGTCGCGGACATGATCATGAACCGTGAAGAGTCCACCATCCACGCAGCGCTCGCCCCCGATTCGCTGACGAGCTACGTGATGGTCGAAGCAGACGACCACAACATCATCGAGCGCGTGCTCGAGGACATCCCGCACGCTCGCAGCGTCATCCCGGGGGAGTCCGACATCTCCGAAGTCGAGCACTTCCTCTCCCCGAAGCCGGACGTCGAGGGCATCGCGGAGGGCGACATCGTCGAACTCATCGCTGGCCCGTTCAAGGGCGAGAAGGCGCAGGTCCAGCGCATCGACGAGGGCAAGGACCAGGTCACCGTCGAGCTGTACGAGGCGACGGTCCCGATTCCGGTCACCGTGCGTGGTGACCAGATCCGGGTGCTGGATAGCGAAGAGCGATAG
- a CDS encoding pyridoxal phosphate-dependent aminotransferase: MNYEKPLFFEIMSYAVHADRDVVDMVSGNPDWEPPESLREGLHEYADLDSLQFQYPPSEGLRELREEIAARRNVDESQVVITNGGCEANYLAMARALERGVGDEIILTDPVYPYYPGKTDMLGGKQRFVDTASDGTLDPADVRAAASDDTAAIVVNSPNNPTGAVYGEDVVRELVAIAEAYDAILVSDEVYDHYDLSGRFTSALSVDSDHRIVTNSFSKTFAITGFRVGYAILPPEHVEAAKSRHMLVTISASRPAQYAVLHALRETDPAYYEANRELLRERRETFTDALDAAGAEYSQPDGAFYVMARFGDTPGSIENTKRLIDEAGVAGMPGEAFGDSRSDWFRFALVTPRVEEAAERLATYFS, encoded by the coding sequence ATGAACTACGAGAAGCCGCTGTTCTTCGAGATCATGTCCTACGCGGTCCACGCCGACCGGGACGTGGTCGACATGGTCAGCGGGAACCCGGACTGGGAGCCGCCGGAATCCCTGCGAGAGGGTCTCCACGAGTACGCGGACCTCGACTCGCTCCAGTTCCAGTACCCGCCCTCGGAGGGGCTGCGCGAGCTTCGCGAGGAGATCGCCGCCAGACGGAACGTCGACGAGTCCCAGGTCGTCATCACCAACGGCGGGTGCGAGGCGAACTACCTGGCGATGGCGCGTGCGCTCGAACGCGGGGTCGGTGACGAGATCATCCTGACGGACCCGGTGTACCCCTACTACCCCGGCAAGACCGACATGCTCGGTGGGAAACAGCGATTCGTCGACACGGCTTCCGACGGGACGCTCGACCCGGCCGACGTGCGGGCGGCCGCCAGCGACGACACCGCCGCCATCGTCGTGAACTCGCCGAACAACCCGACCGGCGCGGTGTACGGGGAGGACGTGGTTCGGGAACTCGTGGCCATCGCGGAGGCGTACGACGCCATCCTCGTGAGCGACGAGGTGTACGACCACTACGACCTCTCCGGGCGGTTCACGAGCGCCCTTTCGGTCGATTCGGACCACCGCATCGTCACGAACTCGTTCTCGAAGACGTTCGCGATTACCGGGTTCCGGGTCGGCTACGCCATCCTGCCGCCCGAGCACGTCGAGGCCGCGAAGTCCCGGCACATGCTGGTCACCATCTCGGCGTCCCGGCCGGCCCAGTACGCCGTCTTGCACGCGCTTCGCGAGACCGACCCGGCGTACTACGAGGCGAACCGGGAACTCCTGCGCGAGCGACGCGAGACGTTCACGGACGCGCTGGACGCGGCCGGCGCGGAGTACTCCCAGCCGGACGGCGCGTTCTACGTGATGGCCCGGTTCGGTGATACGCCGGGGTCCATCGAGAACACCAAGCGCCTGATAGACGAGGCGGGCGTCGCGGGCATGCCGGGGGAGGCGTTCGGCGACTCGCGCTCGGACTGGTTCCGATTCGCGCTGGTGACGCCCCGGGTCGAGGAGGCCGCAGAGCGATTGGCGACGTACTTCTCCTGA
- a CDS encoding endonuclease V, translating to MRDEFVPDPAASREEMEAQQRRVAEVALFEDDFDFDSSQVGSDTGPLVAGVDQAFLDDRAVSAIVVLRGDTVVEKTYAVSPLDIPYIPGLLSFREGGPILDAFETLDTDPDLVMFDGSGRIHFRQAGLATHMGVILDVPSIGVAKSLLCGTPQGETENLPVGQRVAITADDRVDAPAGTTIGYAVQTRQYDTPNRSINPLYVSPGHRVSAETAADLVARLATRYKLPEPTRLADSYADEAKRTIDT from the coding sequence ATGCGCGACGAGTTCGTTCCGGACCCCGCCGCCTCCCGGGAGGAGATGGAGGCACAGCAACGCCGTGTCGCCGAGGTTGCGCTGTTTGAGGACGACTTCGACTTCGATTCTTCACAGGTCGGCTCCGACACCGGGCCGCTCGTCGCGGGCGTCGACCAGGCGTTCCTCGACGACCGGGCCGTGAGCGCCATCGTCGTCCTCCGGGGCGACACCGTGGTCGAGAAGACCTACGCAGTGTCGCCACTCGACATCCCGTATATCCCCGGGCTGCTCTCGTTCCGCGAGGGCGGTCCCATCCTCGACGCGTTCGAGACCCTCGACACGGACCCCGACCTCGTCATGTTCGACGGGAGCGGACGCATCCACTTTCGGCAGGCCGGGCTCGCGACCCACATGGGCGTCATCCTCGACGTGCCGAGCATCGGCGTCGCGAAGAGCCTGCTCTGTGGCACGCCGCAGGGCGAGACCGAGAACCTCCCCGTGGGCCAGCGCGTCGCCATCACGGCCGACGACCGGGTCGACGCGCCCGCGGGGACGACCATCGGCTACGCCGTCCAGACCCGGCAGTACGACACGCCGAACCGGTCGATAAACCCGCTCTACGTCAGTCCCGGCCACCGAGTGAGTGCCGAGACGGCGGCCGACCTCGTGGCCCGGCTGGCGACCCGGTACAAACTCCCCGAACCCACCCGGCTCGCCGATTCGTACGCCGACGAGGCGAAACGAACCATCGACACTTAG